DNA from Parvularcula marina:
GGCCCGAAGATTCGCTGGTGCCGATAGACCAGCCGCCCTATTACTGCGTCAAAATCTATCCTGGCGGCGCCACGACGAATGGCGGTCCACGGCGCGATGCCCATGCCCGCATCCTGAATGCCCATCGTGAGCCGATCCCCGGCCTGTTCGGAGCGGGCGAATTGGGGGGCGCGATTGGCCTTCTGTACCCATCGCCTGGCTCCAATCTGGGCGAAGCGATCGCGTTCGGCGAAATGGCGGCGGAAACAGCCATTCGTGACGGAAGCCAGTAAGTCCGCAGAGATACCGGGCTGAAATCCTTCTGTAATCTGAGAATATCTGGAGAAACCGATGAAAGTGCTCGTGCCGGTCAAACGCGTGGTCGACTATAATGTGAAGGTCCGGGTCAAAGCGGACCAGACCGCGGTCGACCTTGCCAATGTGAAAATGTCCATGAACCCCTTCGACGAAATCGCCGTCGAGGAAGCGGTGCGCCTCAAAGAGGCGGGCACGGCGACGGAAGTGGTCATCGTCTCGATCGGGCCGGAAAAAGCGCAGGATCAGATCCGCCAGGGCCTCGCCATGGGCGGCGACCGCGGCATTCTTGTCACCACCGACAGCGATCTTGAGAGCCTCGCCGTCGCAAAGATCCTCAAGGCGATCTGCGAAGAGGAAAAGCCGGACATCGTCCTGATGGGCAAGCAGGCGATCGATGATGACCGCTCGCAGACCGGCCAGATGCTCGCGGCGCTCATGGACTGGCCGCAGGGCACGTTTGCGTCCGAGGTCAAAAAGGAAGGCGACAAGCTCCACGTCACCCGCGAGATCGATGGTGGCCTTCAGACGGTCGCGCTCAATCTGCCGGCGGTCGTCACGACCGACCTTCGCCTCAACGAGCCACGCTATGCCTCCCTGCCGAACATCATGAAGGCCAAGAAAAAGCCTCTCGATACGAAAGCGGCGGCGGATTACGGCGTTGATATCGCCCCGCGCCTTGAAGTCCTCAAAGTCACCGAGCCGCCGAAACGCGAAGCCGGGGTGAAAGTCTCGTCCGTAGACGAATTGCTCGACAAACTCAAAAACGAAGCGGGGGTACTCTAATCATGGCCATTCTC
Protein-coding regions in this window:
- a CDS encoding electron transfer flavoprotein subunit beta/FixA family protein, with protein sequence MKVLVPVKRVVDYNVKVRVKADQTAVDLANVKMSMNPFDEIAVEEAVRLKEAGTATEVVIVSIGPEKAQDQIRQGLAMGGDRGILVTTDSDLESLAVAKILKAICEEEKPDIVLMGKQAIDDDRSQTGQMLAALMDWPQGTFASEVKKEGDKLHVTREIDGGLQTVALNLPAVVTTDLRLNEPRYASLPNIMKAKKKPLDTKAAADYGVDIAPRLEVLKVTEPPKREAGVKVSSVDELLDKLKNEAGVL